The DNA region CTGATCCAGGGACTGCAAGTTCTACAGGGGTAGCAGCCAACTCCACACGGCTGGGCAGTTGAGGTTCAGACGTAAATCCTGGCTCAACTGGGATTTCTGGAATTACTGCGAAGGCAGATGAATCCCCCATCTGGGAAACCACATTGGCCGAATCCGCAGTGACAATCGCTGGCTCAGGCTGAGGGACTTGCTGTAAACCGGTGGCAGGATTGAAGACTTCACCGGCCTGAACTGCAGTCGCACTTAAAGAAAGTGCTGTCAAAGCAGTCATCGCAATGCCAGGGTAACGCATAGGCAACACTCCTAGTCACACCAAAATGGACTTCAAGTTGCTATCTCAAAAAGTGATTGCAGGCTAGAAAAGTCAAGATAGCTTTACCATGAATCATACATGGTGGGCCATGCTTCAAGGGTGCCAAGAAAGTTAATTTTTTCTAACGACGTTAATTTTGAGCTGGGTTTCTTGCCTTTCCGATCGCTCCAGTTTGGCAAAGGCTGGGCTTCAACGATCATAAGGATGTCAGCTTATGACAAACTGACATCCCCGGTAGAATAGGCTGGACTGTAGCTTGGATGACTTCAATCCCAAATTTCACAGGTTAGATCCCCAGCCCGTTGCGAGAAGCGCAGATTTTCTTGATAATCTACAGGACAATCAATCACGGCTGGTACGTCCTGCTCTAAGGCTTCCTTGAGAATCGGCATCAGATCCAGGCAGGATTCCACCCGATATCCCTTCAGACCCATACTCTCGGCGAATTTGACAAAGTCGGGATTGCCAAACTTAACGAAAGCAGACTCACCAAATTGGTTGTACTGTTTCCATTCGATCAGGCCGTAGCCCCCATCGTTGAAAATCAGAGTGACAAAGGGAGTGCCTACCCGCAGCGCCGTTTCCAGTTCCTGACAGTTCATCATGAAACCACCATCCCCAGTTACAGCGACAACCCGATGTTCAGGATGCACCAGCTTGGCCGCGATCGCTCCCGGAATGGCAATCCCCATGGCCGCAAAGCCGTTAGAGATAATGCAAGTATTGGGACGTTCACAATGGTAATGGCGGGCCATCCACATCTTGTGTGCCCCCACATCGGAAATGACAATATCATCTGGCCCCATCACCTGCCGTAGATCATAAATGATCTTCTGCGGTTTGATGGGAAAGGCATCATCCTTGGAGTATTGCAAGTAATCCTTGAGAATCTCCGTGCGCAAGTCCACAGCATAGGGGACAGGCTTGCCAGTGCGATCGGCCCGTGCCAGAATTTCTTGCAAAGAATCAGAAATGTCTCCTACGACTTCGACAGCAGGAATATAGCTGCTATCCACTTCGGCAGAAGTCATGCTGATATGGATGATCGGAATATCGCCATTCGGGTTCCATTTCTTAGGAGAATACTCGACCAGGTCATACCCAACGCAAATCACCAGATCGGCGCGATCGAAACCGCAACTAATATAGTCACGCTGTTGCAGTCCCACAGCCCAGAGCGCTAGCGGATGGGTATAGCGAATCACTCCTTTGCCCATAAACGTATTCGCCACTGGAATATTTAATTTGGTGGCAAAATCCGTCAGCATTTTCGAGGCATTGGCTCGAATCCCACCATTCCCAACCAGAATCAGAGGATGTTCAGCTTTCGAGATCAGTTCTGCGGCTTTCTCAATACTGGAAAAAGCGGCATAGACTTTCTCCTGAGAATCCTTCTGCAACGGTTTACCCACAGCGGCCATTGCTGCAATATTCTCCGGCAAATCAATATGAACCGCTCCCGGCTTTTCCGTCTGAGCAATCTTAAACGCCTTCCGCACAATTTCTGGCGTATTACTGGGGCGAACAATCTGGGCGTTCCATTTCGTCACGGGGGCAAACATGGCCACCAGATCGAGGTATTGGTGGGATTCAATATGCATACGATCGGTTCCCACCTGACCGGTAATGGCAACCAACGGTGCCCGATCCAAATTCGCATCTGCCACGCCTGTCATTAAATTTGTTGCCCCTGGCCCTAAGGTCGAAAGACAAACCCCAGCTTTACCCGTCAGCCGACCGTAGACATCGGCCATAAAGGCGGCTCCCTGTTCGTGGCGGGTGGTGATGAAGCGAATGTTGGAATACTTCAAGGCTTCCAGAACGTGCAGGTTTTCTTCTCCCGGCAGCCCGAAAACATATTCCACGCCTTCATTTTCAAGGCATTGCACGAGCAATTCAGCCGTATTCATTTCACCCATAATCCACCCCCTTCACCACTGACGTAACAAAGCCAGTGTTGTGTAATTGGCAATTTATCAGGCATAAATTGATGTCTCCACTTAAAAATCAGCAACGTTAATAGAGGATCCTCGATAGCACCTCAGAAGCTACGAGGAGGCAGACAGCAAAAGTCAGGCACTATCAACATTCTGGCTTATGGAGTAAAGCCCCTTGTAAAGATTCATTTACAAATCTATTGGCTTCATCAAGGCTTCAACAGTGATTAAGGTGCAGCGAGTTCGATGATTCTTCAAAAATTTCCCCTATAAGTTCTATATTTTCAGGAGTTTCCCTACTTGTGACAAACTCTTTATATCTCTTCAGATATGCAGGCTTCAGGTAAGGGGAAATTTGTTACAGAACAGTACAAGGCCAGTATCCAGGCTGTAAGACGGAAGGCATTTAAGGGATGCAGGTAGATACCGCGATCGCTGTTCTGCTGAAAATCGAAATGCACCCTTTCCAGGGGAAGGGTTGACATCGATCTGAAATGAAGTACTATTCAATACGGTGTGTCATACACTGATGCTTTATAATTTGTTACGTTTCTCAATGATTTTGTACAATCCGCATTGAATGATCGGCATAAACAGGGTGTGTCCACCGGGCTTAACCAGCTTGCAGGCAGCATAGCTTTTGTCGGGAACATCTATGGGTAGAGAACATCTATTTGTTCTGCCCCCCTGTTGACGTTTACAGTATTGCCCTATGTCTGTTGCTAATCTTCGAGAAACCCTCCGATACAGCATTACTCCCTGTGCTGATGGTGTCACCCTAAGTGTTTGGGAAATGGCTCGTGGCTCTCATGCAAAAGACCAGCCTTTTCTCTTTAAGATTAATCATCGGCTGTCCTCACAAGAGGATGCTCAAAGGCTCCTGGAACACTATTTGCTCTACTTAAGTTAGGGATTGCTTACAAAAAACTCGTTAGGACTCGACAGAGGGAAAAGTCAGAGATAAAAGTTAGGTAGTCAGAAGTTACTCAAGCTTCTGGCTAGCTGTGTTCGACTAATGTATAAACCTTGTCCAAGTCCAGAACCGGAGCTTTTCTGATCGGAAAACGACCGTTCTCTTGCTGGATCTACTGGATCTATAAATACAGATTTTAAAAAGTATCGGAACATACTAAAGTTTTTCTAAATGGTAGAATAACCCTGGGTTATCAGGAGCCAACTACATCATGTCGTTTACGCTGACCTTAGATCAGACGAAAGCTCAAAAAGGATTGCGTATGGGTCGCATCCTGTTGGTTGAAGATGAAGAATTGATTCGAGAAACGATCGCCCTGGCATTGATAGATGAAGGCTATGACGTTGTAGCCGTTGAGGATGGTCGAGCGGCACTTGATCTGCTCCACCAAACGGACGAATCAGGGAATTACCGCGGCAAAAAACAGTCTCCATCCACTCCCGCTTCTGAGCAACCAGGTTTTGACGTAATTGTTCTGGATTTGATGCTGCCCTACGTCAATGGGCTGGATTTATGTCGCATTATTCGGCGAGAAGGAAACAACGTCCCTATTCTGATGCTGAGTGCTAAAGGCAGTGAGACCGATCGGGTCGTGGGCTTAGAAGTTGGTGCAGATGATTACTTAACGAAGCCTTTTGGGATGCGAGAGTTGATTGCTCGCTGTCGGGCCTTATTGCGTCGTCAGCATCAATTTCAGGCAGAACCTGAGCAACCCCTGCTTAAATTTAATGACATTACCCTTTATCCCCAGGAATGCCGGGTTGTGGTGCGGGGCGAAGAGATTAATTTTTCGCCTAAAGAGTTTAAGATTCTGGAATTGTTCATGAGTTATCCCCGGCGGGTGTGGTCACGGGAACAATTGTTGGAGCGCATCTGGGGGCCAGATTTCATTGGAGATAGCAAAACAGTGGATGTACACATTCGCTGGTTACGTGAAAAGTTAGAAACCGATCCCAGTAATCCGGAATATTTGGTTACAGTCAGAGGGTTTGGCTATCGCTTCGGTTAAGGTTTAGCGCTGACCTCTCAATTTTTTTGCATGGCTGCTGATTTTTCTCAACTGGCTCCCATACTTCAGGGTGGGTTGATTGTCTCTTGTCAGGCTCCTGTCGATTCACCGATGCATGAGCCGAGTGTGATTGCAGCGATCGCGCAGGCCTCTGTGAATCAGGGGGCAGTCGGCGTACGGATTGACACTCCTGCTCATGTAAAAGCGGTACGACAGCGCATATCGGCTCCCATTATTGGCCTCTGGAAGCAGGTCATCCCAGGCTTTGAGGTATACATTACGCCCCAGTTTCACCACGCTGCCGCGATCGCCGCCGCCGGAGCCGACATTATTGCCATTGATGCCACACCACGTCGCCGTCCTGGAGAGGAAACTCTGGAGTCATTGATTGAGCAAATTCACAGTCAATTAGGGAAACCAGTCATGGCAGATGTAGATACATTGGAAAGTGCGATCGCTGCCGCCAAGGCCGGAGCCGATATGGTCGGTACCACCCTATTTGGTTACACCCCGAAAACTAACCACCTGACCCCTCCCGGTTTTGAACTGCTCACCCAATTAGTCCATACACTGGATGCCTTCATCATCTGTGAGGGTGGCATTGCTTCCCCCGCGATGGCCCGCCATGCTCTTCAGTTGGGAGCCGACGCGGTAGTTGTGGGAACTGCTATTACAGGCATTGACTTACAGGTAAAAGCCTATTGCGCAGAACTGCGATCGGCCAATCATTAACAACTCCCGTTGCCCATCACGAATCAAGGGGCTGGGTCAGCCAAGTCGGCTCGCCAGCTTCATTAACTTTTGGATAAGCTGCTCGCCAGGTTTTTTCTGCGGTCTGACGTTGTAAATAAACCTCAAAGGGGACTTGCCGTTGAGTCAGGGTGTGTTTGGGTCGTTTGATAGTGAAGTCACAGGTGCCCCTCACCTGATAGGACGGGAGGTTTTGAATTTTGAGGGGGGTTTGCTGAGTGACTTTAACATGGCTGACCCGAATCCCATCGGGTGTAACAGGAAGCCGCAATTGCTGACTCAATTCCTGCTGCGTCTGGCTCAGTTGCCACGCGATCGCCTGCTCTACCAACTCCGCCCGGAGTTCCGTTCCGGCTCCACTGCAAGCGGTTAACAGCCATGCCAATCCGATCGCCAAAATAACTCGCAGCATTCCCAGTTCCATCTCACGTCCCACTTCAATTATCGGGGATAGAGGGGGAGTGCAAATATTTTTTGGTACAAATGCTCCCATTTGGTAATTCCTGCGTATTCTGGTATGAAAGCGATGGCCTTCAATCTCAGAGACTGTTTGTAATCGTTGACAAACACCATCTAAAGTTCAGCACTGAACAGGATACGAGGAGCGGAGAAAATGCGTCTGGGTAAAGTCGTCAAATCGAATTCTCACTGCGACTACATTGTGCAGGTTGATGACGCGATGGACTTCGACAATCCACCGCAAGCGGATGATTATGGATTTGGGTCATTTGTGCGCTTGGAGAACAGCGATCGTCACTGGGCGGTTGGCCTGATTTACAATTCCCAACTGTTCAATCCCATGTTTCTGAATATGGGGCCACGCCTGTCTAGTGAACCCGATCCTGTTTTCACCCCGGATCTGATCACCGAAACTCGTACCCTCTTGTGGACAATTCTAATCGGCAATCTGGAACAGAACGGGGGGAAACCCTATGGCATTCATGGCATCCCTAAAGTGGTCGTACCTGTTAATACTCCCGTCTACCGCATGACTGAAGACGAAATTCACCGCTTTCATCTGAACTCGCACCAGCGCCCCCAATTCTGTTACTACAGCCATCTTCTCAAGTGTGGCGGCACCTTTGCTGTGCAACTCACCCAACAGGTACTGACTGAATTAATTAATACCAATCTGTTCACCGGAGCCGATCAGCGTGCCCTGAAGGTGCTGTGTAAGGAATTGTCCTGGAAGAGTACGATGGGAGCGATGAGGTAGAGAAAATTCTAAGTTTTAAGTTTTGAGTTCTAAGTTTTGGAATGTTCGTTGCTTATGCATAAACCAAGGCCAGCTAGAGAACGGTCGTTTTCCGATCAGAGAAACTCCGGTTCTGGACTTGGACAAGGTTTAACTCAACACTTAAAACTTAACACTTAAAACTTTTCAAAAGCCTTTGACATCCTGAGTCTTCATGGGGCGGGGATAGGGTTTTAGTAGGTTTTGACAGTAGTAGATCTGGATGACTTCAACGATCGCCCCGCCGCGCTGGATGGGGATTTCTGCGATTTTTTGGATGGTTTCAAAGTAGGTTTGATATGGGGTGATGTCGGCAAGTCGGGTGGAGGTGAGATATAGCCCGTTTTTGCCCACCCATTGTTCAGCCGTAGACCAGTAGGCAAAGCCGCGCAAGTCTTCCGTGAAGCTGGTGAGCGGGGGCGGATTTAAGGGAGCCAGAGCCATACTCACCTGTCCGGCTAAAAAGATTTCACTGGTAAAGACAAAATCAGCCTGTTTTAGTGCCTTCATCAGAACTGAGGAATCGATAAATCCTTGACGAATCTGGTGAATGTCCAGTAGTTGCACAGAGGCATCAGATTGGGCAGGCAGGAAGCCGCCAAACCAGGCAAAACGGCTGGGCTTCTGCAACGTTCCCAACGAGAGGTGGAGCAATGCCACCAGTAACAGAGTGACGATCGCCAGTCCTGATCCCCAGAGCCAGCGTCGTACTCCTTTTGGCGATCGCTGTTGCCACACGACTGCTCGATCGCCCAATAACAAGGTAGCTCCCCAAAATCCCGGCATCGGCCAGGTTGGTAAGATGGCCCGATAACCTCCCATCAGGGTGAAAATCAGCATCAGGGGCAGAGAAAGCCAGAGAACATAGGTGATTTTGGATTTTGAAGTTTGGATGTTGGATGGGGAAAAGTCTTTTGTCCGTGGTCCGTTGCCCTCTGCCCGTGACCCATGACTCAGAAACCAGGACGCATTGCGCTTCTCCACGCTCCCACTTCCTACCTCCCAAACTGCCTTTCCACTCACCCACCACAAGGGAAAGCCAAAGGTCGGAAATAGATAGGCAATTCCCAGGAGAAAGACTCCCAGGAGTTCCAGCAGGCTGTAGCCCCGATCGGGGATGGCACGACCGGATTGGTAACGAAAGGAAATCCAATCATGCTGACTGTTCCAGATCAGAACGGGGGCGATCGCCAGCAGAAATAATGCCACTGCTCCTAGCATCCAGGGCGAAACCAGTGCTCTGCGATGAGCGGAACTGGTGAGGCAAAAGCCGACCAGACCAAATCCCAGGGCCAAGCCGTGATACTTACTCAGGCAGGCCAGTCCCACCAGCAGACCGATGATGGTAAGACGATAGGTGGGCTGGTAATCCGAATCTGGAAAGAATTCTGTGGCGGCAACGTAAAGCGTCGCTGACCAGAAGAACATCAGGGGACTGTCCGGTAGGGTTAATACACCGAAGCCGATCGCGAAAATGGGGATGAGAGAAGCGATCGCCAGCGTCAATTGGGCAGCCTGCTTTGAAAATAATCGAGCACTGGTCAGGTATAAGAACAGCAACGCTCCGGTATATAGCAGCAGAGTTCCGAGGCGAATGGTGAAGGGGGAGACAGTTCCCGTGAGCCAGGGGCCAAAACCCGTCGATAGAGCCACCATCAGGGGATGATCAAAGTAGCTCCAGTCCAAATGCTGGGTATAGAGGTAGTAGTACGCTTCATCAAACCCCACAGGCAACCAGACCGCAATCAGACTGCGAAGTAGTAAACCCCCAGCCAGCCATGCAATGACGCTGCTTAACTCTCGCGACGACCACCTATTTTTCCCTGTATAATGCCCGTCTACCACGCTTGCCTCTGCCAGAATCCGCTATTTAACGCTATCAGGTTTTGGATGGGCGGCTGTGATTGTTATGTGTCCTTAGTCATTGGTCATTCGTGATTACTTGTCACTGGGTAGCTGTATGGGATTGAGATTGCAGCAGATTGTTCCCTGGGGGCGATCGCTGGCGGAATATATTCAGATGTTCGACCTGACAGAGACTGATCTCAAGGGCCGGATTTTAGACTGTGGGGGTGGGCCTGCCAGTTTCAATGCCGAGCTAACCCGGCAGGGGGCTGCCATCATTTCTTGCGACCCCGTGTATCAATTCTCTGCCGCCGAAATTGCTCAGCGCATTACTGAAACCTGTCCCCTGATTCTGAAAGGAGTACAGGAAAATCTGGATCACTATGTCTGGCAAGGGATTGCTTCCCCTGAACATTTAGTAGCAGTGCGAATGGCAGCGATGCAACAGTTCCTGGTGGATTTTCCACAAGGACTTCAGGCAGGACGCTATCGAGTGGCAGCCTTGCCTGATTTGCCATTTCACAAGCATCAGTTTGACCTGGCTCTCTGCTCTCATTTATTGTTTACCTACTCCGATCACCTATCCTGGGAGTTCCATCAGGCTGCGATCGCGGAAATGCTGCGGGTGGCTCAGGAAGTGCGGGTATTTCCCTTGCTTAAAATTTCTGGCGAACGGTCTCCTTTTGTTGAGCCAATGTGTGAACAACTGACTCAGCAGGGATATCAGGTACAGATCAAGCCTGTGGATTATGAATTTCAACGAGGAGGAAATCAGCTTCTGCAAGTGTGTTCAAATGGTTAAGGAGCATTTAAACACTCACCGTCATGACAGAGACGTTATGTTCAATGCGCTTGGTGCATTATGCTGGCGCTAACAGCAACAGGCGTAATCCCCAAACTCCAATCCCTAATTTCTAATCCCTAATCCCTGATCTCCAATCCCCAATCCCTGATCCCCAATCCCCAAGCTTAGAGTTGAATTCTTTTGCCAATCATGGAAAACTTTCTGCCCATCGCTTACCTGCAAAACCGGTTTTTGCCCTTTGAAGCGGCCAACGTTTCGATCGCCACTCACGCCCTGCATTATGGAACCGGAGCATTTGGCGGAATGCGCGGCATCCCCGACCCCCAAAATCCCAACCAGATCCTGTTGTTTCGGCTCGATCGCCATTGCCAGCGACTGAGTGCCAGTGCCAAACTGCTGCAATACGACTTGCCCGCCAGCAAAATTCAGGAAACAATTATTGATTTTGTCCAAAAAAATAAACCCAGTACGTCGTTTTATATCCGTCCGTTTGTCTATAACTCTGGCCTGGGAGTGTCGCCTCGCCTGCACAATATTGAAAAAGATTTTCTGATTTATGGGTTAGAAATGGCCGACTACCTGCCACCCGGAGGGGTGTCCTGTCGGATTAGCTCCTGGTATCGGCAGGAAGATCGCAGTCTGCCTTTACGCGGCAAAATCAGTGCCGCTTACATCACCTCTTCCCTGGCGAAGACTGAAGCGGTAGAGTCAGGATTTGATGAATCAATTCTGATGAATACGCAGGGTAAGGTCAGTGAAGCCTCCGGAATGAATATTTTTATAGTGCGCAATAATACTCTGATTACTCCCGGTTTTGAACAGGATATTTTGGAAGGGATTACTCGTGATAGCGTACTGGCGATCGCCCGTAATTTAGGAATTACCATTCAGGAACGACCAGTCGATCGCTCCGAACTGCTGATTGCCGATGAAGTCTTCCTCTGTGGTACAGCCGCTAAAATCGCCCCCGTGAAACGAATTGAGAACTACGAATTGCCGACCCACCGACCCATCACCACCACCCTCCGAGAAAAACTGATTGCGATTACCGAAAACCGGGACGAGCAGTATCAAGACTGGATCTTCAAGGTGCCGATTCACTAAAGAAGCTCCCAATTGATAAAGGCTGGTTGAAGGTGCAATAGGACTTGCTCCGTTGGGTTGCTTCCACTTGATAGAATGTTGCGATGCAACAAAAAGATCCATCTTTAGGGAGAACATGATGGTGCAGTTAACTGGGCAACCCACCGCTGGTCTGGACATTCCAGCACTGGAGACAGAACTTGCTGATCAAAGTCCACAGAAAATTCTGGAACGGGCACTGGACCTGTTTGATAACATTGCGATTTCGTTCAGTGGCGCAGAAGACGTGGTGTTAATCGACATGGCTCACCGCCTCAACAAACCCTTTAAGGTCTTCAGCCTGGATACGGGGCGGCTACATCCTGAAACTTACCAGTTCATCGATCGCGTGAGAAAGCACTACGGCATTACGATCGACGTGATGTATCCCGATGCGGCTCAAGTAGAAGCACTGGTAAGGGAAAAAGGACTGTTCAGCTTCTACGAAGATGGCCACAAAGAATGCTGCGATATTCGGAAGGTCGCTCCCCTACGCCGCAAACTGGCTACTCTAGATGCCTGGGTGACAGGTCAGCGGCAGGATCAGAATCCATCTACTCGTGCAGGTGTTCCTGTAGTGCAACTGGATGGGGCATTTTCCAGTGGCGATCGCGCTTTAATCAAGTTCAATCCTCTGTCCCGCTGGACTTCTGCTGATGTCTGGTTGTACATCCGCGCCTTTGAAGTTCCCTATAACCCCCTGCATGAGCGCGGCTTCATCAGCATTGGCTGTGAACCCTGCACTCGTCCTGTGTTACCGAACCAACATGAACGCGAAGGCCGCTGGTGGTGGGAAGATGCAGGCAAGAAGGAATGTGGCTTGCATAGCATTAACCAGGAAAAACAAGGGTAGGAACGGAATAACAAGATAGGGAGGATGAGGGAGGTAAGGAGGGTGGGGGAGAACGGAAAGGGCAAGGAAAATGAGGCAGGACGATATGACTACCCACCAGGGTAATTTCGTTCCAGTCAATATGCAATCCTGCCGGTCTACAACAACGATCGGGGGGGATGCAAATCACCCGTGTTGGCCCCTAAACTGCTGCTCTAGTACAATCCTCGAACTGGAGCAGGAGTCGTGGGGGTGGGCGTTTGCATCTGAGGAGTGGTGGGAGCCGGGATCGGTTGAACGGGAGTTTCTGGTTGCAAGCTGGGGTAGGGAGCCTGTAGAGGATAAGAGATGAAGGTGGGATCCACTTCACGGGGGAAGTAAAGTTCGTCGTTGCAGCTATTGAGGGCCGTAGCAGGTGTAAGTCCAGAACTGCCCTGGCTGAGTCCCACCACACAACGGGCATAGCGAACTGGCAGCAGACTCCGACGGCAACTGTCCAAAATATCAGCCGCTGTCCCAGCTTTCAATGAATTGCGAATACTGACAACACAGGCTGCCATGTCATCGGGTCGGCGCACCTGACGACAGGCATTCAGAGCGTCTCCAGGTGGATAAGCACTGTCCCGGCTGATGTCTACCACACAACTTTCCAAGTATTGGGGATTCAAGGCCCTACCACAGGCTGAAACCGCTTCTTCGGCGGAAATGTTGGCTCTCTGTAAGCCTGCGACACAGCGCCGAAAGTCACCCTGCGAGTCCTTAGCCGCCTGGGACGGAAGGGGCAGGGCTGCTACGATCAAGCTGGACAGGGCAGCAATTCCAACGGCATAGCGGGTAGAGGATGTTTTTAACATAAGAGTTCGGCTCACCAATCCAGATAGACTTAATGGCGTAAAGTTGTCTCCTTTGAGATTTTAACGGACATGGCTGAAAGCGCGATCGCTTTTTTAACAGAGACTGTAACCCGTAGGGAGTGAACCAACAAAATGAGCAAAAGCACGGTTCATGCTCGCACATTTTTTAATCATGAAATGCAGAAAAGCACTTCCTCGCGGCCTGTTCCCTGCTGTTTAGAAATAACCTGGCCTAAGAGGTGCAAAGCGGGATAATACAACGATCGGGGGATCTTTTTCTGTAAAGAAAACCTAACTTTTGCTGCGCAGATGACATCAAAAAAACCTACCGTTACGCGAATTCATGACCGGTAATCATCTACAGTGATAAGGGTAAATAAATTCACTGATATGCCATGAGGATATCCCGGTATGCATTTGAGTGAACTGACCCATCCTAATCAGTTACACGGTTTGTCCGTTCATCAACTCCAGCAAATTGCTCGGCAAATCCGCGAAAAACATTTGGAGACTGTTGCAGCCACTGGTGGACACCTTGGCCCTGGCTTAGGAGTAGTGGAATTAACTATCGCTCTGTATCAAACACTCGATCTCGATCGTGACAAAGTTATCTGGGACGTTGGGCATCAGGCGTACCCCCACAAGTTGCTGACCGGGCGCTATTCTCAATTTCACACCCTGCGGCAGAAAGATGGAATTGCAGGTTACCTGAAGCGCTGTGAAAGCAAGTTTGACCATTTTGGCGCTGGCCACGCTTCCACCAGCATCTCGGCAGCCCTGGGAATGGCTCTAGCCCGTGATATGCAGGGTGAAAAGTTCAAAGTTGTAGCTGTCATCGGTGATGGTGCCTTAACCGGAGGTATGGCTCTGGAGGCCATTAATCATGCGGGTCACCTGCCTAAAACCAACCTGCTAGTCGTGCTGAATGATAACGAAATGTCGATTTCTCCCAATGTGGGAGCGATTCCTCGCTATCTCAACAAAC from Leptodesmis sichuanensis A121 includes:
- a CDS encoding acetolactate synthase large subunit → MGEMNTAELLVQCLENEGVEYVFGLPGEENLHVLEALKYSNIRFITTRHEQGAAFMADVYGRLTGKAGVCLSTLGPGATNLMTGVADANLDRAPLVAITGQVGTDRMHIESHQYLDLVAMFAPVTKWNAQIVRPSNTPEIVRKAFKIAQTEKPGAVHIDLPENIAAMAAVGKPLQKDSQEKVYAAFSSIEKAAELISKAEHPLILVGNGGIRANASKMLTDFATKLNIPVANTFMGKGVIRYTHPLALWAVGLQQRDYISCGFDRADLVICVGYDLVEYSPKKWNPNGDIPIIHISMTSAEVDSSYIPAVEVVGDISDSLQEILARADRTGKPVPYAVDLRTEILKDYLQYSKDDAFPIKPQKIIYDLRQVMGPDDIVISDVGAHKMWMARHYHCERPNTCIISNGFAAMGIAIPGAIAAKLVHPEHRVVAVTGDGGFMMNCQELETALRVGTPFVTLIFNDGGYGLIEWKQYNQFGESAFVKFGNPDFVKFAESMGLKGYRVESCLDLMPILKEALEQDVPAVIDCPVDYQENLRFSQRAGDLTCEIWD
- a CDS encoding response regulator transcription factor, which produces MSFTLTLDQTKAQKGLRMGRILLVEDEELIRETIALALIDEGYDVVAVEDGRAALDLLHQTDESGNYRGKKQSPSTPASEQPGFDVIVLDLMLPYVNGLDLCRIIRREGNNVPILMLSAKGSETDRVVGLEVGADDYLTKPFGMRELIARCRALLRRQHQFQAEPEQPLLKFNDITLYPQECRVVVRGEEINFSPKEFKILELFMSYPRRVWSREQLLERIWGPDFIGDSKTVDVHIRWLREKLETDPSNPEYLVTVRGFGYRFG
- a CDS encoding N-acetylmannosamine-6-phosphate 2-epimerase, which translates into the protein MAADFSQLAPILQGGLIVSCQAPVDSPMHEPSVIAAIAQASVNQGAVGVRIDTPAHVKAVRQRISAPIIGLWKQVIPGFEVYITPQFHHAAAIAAAGADIIAIDATPRRRPGEETLESLIEQIHSQLGKPVMADVDTLESAIAAAKAGADMVGTTLFGYTPKTNHLTPPGFELLTQLVHTLDAFIICEGGIASPAMARHALQLGADAVVVGTAITGIDLQVKAYCAELRSANH
- a CDS encoding ArnT family glycosyltransferase, whose protein sequence is MVDGHYTGKNRWSSRELSSVIAWLAGGLLLRSLIAVWLPVGFDEAYYYLYTQHLDWSYFDHPLMVALSTGFGPWLTGTVSPFTIRLGTLLLYTGALLFLYLTSARLFSKQAAQLTLAIASLIPIFAIGFGVLTLPDSPLMFFWSATLYVAATEFFPDSDYQPTYRLTIIGLLVGLACLSKYHGLALGFGLVGFCLTSSAHRRALVSPWMLGAVALFLLAIAPVLIWNSQHDWISFRYQSGRAIPDRGYSLLELLGVFLLGIAYLFPTFGFPLWWVSGKAVWEVGSGSVEKRNASWFLSHGSRAEGNGPRTKDFSPSNIQTSKSKITYVLWLSLPLMLIFTLMGGYRAILPTWPMPGFWGATLLLGDRAVVWQQRSPKGVRRWLWGSGLAIVTLLLVALLHLSLGTLQKPSRFAWFGGFLPAQSDASVQLLDIHQIRQGFIDSSVLMKALKQADFVFTSEIFLAGQVSMALAPLNPPPLTSFTEDLRGFAYWSTAEQWVGKNGLYLTSTRLADITPYQTYFETIQKIAEIPIQRGGAIVEVIQIYYCQNLLKPYPRPMKTQDVKGF
- a CDS encoding class I SAM-dependent methyltransferase, yielding MGLRLQQIVPWGRSLAEYIQMFDLTETDLKGRILDCGGGPASFNAELTRQGAAIISCDPVYQFSAAEIAQRITETCPLILKGVQENLDHYVWQGIASPEHLVAVRMAAMQQFLVDFPQGLQAGRYRVAALPDLPFHKHQFDLALCSHLLFTYSDHLSWEFHQAAIAEMLRVAQEVRVFPLLKISGERSPFVEPMCEQLTQQGYQVQIKPVDYEFQRGGNQLLQVCSNG
- a CDS encoding branched-chain amino acid transaminase; translated protein: MENFLPIAYLQNRFLPFEAANVSIATHALHYGTGAFGGMRGIPDPQNPNQILLFRLDRHCQRLSASAKLLQYDLPASKIQETIIDFVQKNKPSTSFYIRPFVYNSGLGVSPRLHNIEKDFLIYGLEMADYLPPGGVSCRISSWYRQEDRSLPLRGKISAAYITSSLAKTEAVESGFDESILMNTQGKVSEASGMNIFIVRNNTLITPGFEQDILEGITRDSVLAIARNLGITIQERPVDRSELLIADEVFLCGTAAKIAPVKRIENYELPTHRPITTTLREKLIAITENRDEQYQDWIFKVPIH
- a CDS encoding phosphoadenylyl-sulfate reductase, which produces MVQLTGQPTAGLDIPALETELADQSPQKILERALDLFDNIAISFSGAEDVVLIDMAHRLNKPFKVFSLDTGRLHPETYQFIDRVRKHYGITIDVMYPDAAQVEALVREKGLFSFYEDGHKECCDIRKVAPLRRKLATLDAWVTGQRQDQNPSTRAGVPVVQLDGAFSSGDRALIKFNPLSRWTSADVWLYIRAFEVPYNPLHERGFISIGCEPCTRPVLPNQHEREGRWWWEDAGKKECGLHSINQEKQG